Within the Luoshenia tenuis genome, the region AGCACTTGACTTTTAATCAAGGTGTCCGGAGTTCGAATCTCCGATGGGTCACCATTAACCCTATGGGATGCACCTTGTGGATATGCGGGCGTGGCGGAATGGCAGACGCGCCAGACTTAGGATCTGGTGCCCTCGGGTGTATGAGTTCAAGTCTCATCGCCCGCACCATTACTTTCATGCGGTAGTAGCTCAATGGTAGAGTGCCACCTTGCCATGGTGGATGTTGCGAGTTCGAGTCTCGTCTACCGCTCCATTTTGCGGGTGTAGCTCAATGGTAGAGTTCCAGCCTTCCAAGCTGGCTGTGTGGGTTCGATTCCCATCACCCGCTCCACTATTAGCTTAAATACCCAATTGCGGACCGCTAGCTCAGTTGGTAGAGCACCTGACTCTTAATCAGGGTGTCCAGGGTTCGAGCCCCTGGCGGTCCACCAGCTAAAACCTCAGTAAACGTCAGTGTTTGCTGGGGTTTTGCTTTATGTTCCTTTGGTGCGAAACACAAGTGATCATAAATATGCGGGGTGTTTCGCACCACATTTCTACCCTTTTGGCCCTAAAAATGTGTTACAAATAGTTGCGCGCTTCGGCAAAAGAAGCTATATTGTAGTTGTGAATTGTTACAATACAATTTGTTGCAGTCGCTCCCCGCGAGGGGAGCGTGGATTGAAATTGTTGCTCGCAAATAGTCCGCCCGATGAATATGGGTCGCTCCCCGCGAGGGGAGCGTGGATTGAAATAGGTTTTGCGGGGTCTGGCCTGTCCGGCGCGCTAACGTCGCTCCCCGCGAGGGGAGCGTGGATTGAAATAAAGTATTCCTGCCCGTCGCAGTCCTCACACGGCGGGGTCGCTCCCCGCGAGGGGAGCGTGGATTGAAATCTTTCTCCCGCCGCGCTTTGGTCTCGGGGGTCGCGTCGCTCCCCGCGAGGGGAGCGTGGATTGAAATTACCGGGCCACCGCGTAACCGTTCATCCGGCTGGTCTCTCCCTGCAGGGGGAGAGACGGTCGAAATTTTTATAGTCTGCTAAAGGATGTGTTTTAGCTCACTAAGCTTGTATCTTTTAGTAGCTTTACATGAAAGCGACCGCGCCTTAGCGCGGTCGCTGTTGTCATATAGACGTGACGGCGCAGAAAAAGCGCCATAAATCGCAAAGATTATTCATAACGCAAGGCTTAGCTCCCATACATTGGTCATAGGAAAAGGGGGTAGCTTTATGCGGATATGGATCTTGACAAAAAAGAATTTGGCGCGCGCCGGCATTATAGCGCTAGTTGCACTGGTGGCGGTCGGCGCGCTGTATTGGGGCGGCGGGCAAGCTGCCAGCAGTGTATTTGGTACGGCTAAAAAAGAACTGCCCGTTTATTCGGTGGAGCAAAGCAAAAAGAAGATCGCCATTAGCTTTGACGCCGCCTGGGGCGACGAAAAGACTAGCGATATCCTTTCGATACTGGATGAATACCAGGCAAAATGCACTTTTTTTCTCGTAGGGTTTTGGGTAGATAAATATCCTGAACACGTAAAGGAGATCGACGCTGCCGGACACGAGATCGGCAATCACTCCACCAATCATCCGCATATGGCCTCGCTATCCGAAGGCGAGATGCAATATGAGATCAAAACTACATCGGAAAAAATAACCGCTTTGACAGGCAAAGAGGTCAAGGTATTCCGCCCGCCTTTTGGCGAATACAACGATTCATTGATCAAGACTTGTAAAGGCATGGGGATTCAGGCCATACAGTGGGACGTAGACAGCTTGGATTGGAAGGAACAGGGCGTGCAGCCCATGGTAGACCGGGTGCTGAATAACGTAAAACCGGGATCTATCGTGCTTTTCCACAACAACTCAAAATATATTACAGAAGCGCTGCCTACGATTTTGAAAACCCTCAAAGACCAGGGATATGAAATCGTATCGGTCTCTGACCTCCTGCTGCCCGAACCAACCACGATCGATACACAGGGCATGCAGCATTCCGCTGAACCTACGCCTACAGCCGCGCCGGAGGAACAGCCGGAAGCGCCGCAGCCGGTTGCGGACGATTCGCCGGCCGCATAAAGATTTATTCAATATACCGCTATCACGGATAGCGGTATATTTTATTTTTGTTGGGAATATAAATTTTATAGACAATTATATTGACATAGCAATAATGTATTGATATTATACAAATGTAGACAAATTATAAATAATGTGGCGAATAAAAGCGTTTTTGCTCTGATATTCGCTGGAGCTTTTAATGTGCAAACGCTTGAGCTTTTCAACTTATATTTAAGAATCCAGAAGAGAGGTGATAAATGCAGATACGGCGATCCCGGCGACGCCAGACCGGAGCGGCAGACGGATTTGGCTGGCGGAGAAGTAGCCCACTGGGACGTGGCTTTGCCGAAAGAAGTTTTGAAAGAACTAGGGGGAAATATCATGAAGAAAGTAACCATAGGCGCGCTGGGGTTAGCGCTGAGCGCGATAATACTGCTTGCGGCCTGCACGCCGCAAGCAACGCAGGGCAGCACCGCTTCTGAGGCCTCATCTGCGCAGGAATCATCCAGCACCTCAGCAGCAAATGCAGACCCGGTTACCTTGGAGTTTTGGGATATGTTGTGGGGACCGGATGCCTATGCGACCGCGGCGGAAGAACTATCTGCAAAGTATACAGAAGTTGCGTCTAATGTTACCGTCAACTACACCAGCGTAGCGTGGAGCAATTGGTTTGAGCAGTATTCTACTGCGTTAGCATCCAATGCCGC harbors:
- a CDS encoding polysaccharide deacetylase family protein — encoded protein: MRIWILTKKNLARAGIIALVALVAVGALYWGGGQAASSVFGTAKKELPVYSVEQSKKKIAISFDAAWGDEKTSDILSILDEYQAKCTFFLVGFWVDKYPEHVKEIDAAGHEIGNHSTNHPHMASLSEGEMQYEIKTTSEKITALTGKEVKVFRPPFGEYNDSLIKTCKGMGIQAIQWDVDSLDWKEQGVQPMVDRVLNNVKPGSIVLFHNNSKYITEALPTILKTLKDQGYEIVSVSDLLLPEPTTIDTQGMQHSAEPTPTAAPEEQPEAPQPVADDSPAA